Proteins co-encoded in one Cupriavidus nantongensis genomic window:
- a CDS encoding efflux RND transporter periplasmic adaptor subunit produces the protein MKSDRIDQPKGFVDSNWRAAAGTGRGRVSPWLAVVIVLAIAGLGWFAWRTWLAPKPAPKPPAAAVVSTAPVQQGDVPLQVSANGNVTALSTVEVRPQVSSTVRTVHIKEGQTVKPGDLLFSLDTRMDEANLARAQAQLLRDQADLADARRALARSQELLQRNFISKSAVDTAQARADGLAATVRADQAAIEASRVAVSYGAIRATISGRTGVINAFPGSLVLPNSTQPMVTIAQVQPIAVTFSLPERQLAALREALRAGPVQVTAQPNDGNPAPVTGRISFVDNTVDPQYGTIRVKAQFDNEEQRLWPGTYATVSAVVQTLKNALSVPPQAVVTGPEGRFVYVVQPDSKVARVPVRVVTTTATAAVVEGVQPGARVVVEGTQNLRPGALVREAAARGASGAASGAAAARPASAGH, from the coding sequence ATGAAATCTGACAGGATCGACCAGCCCAAGGGCTTCGTCGACAGCAACTGGAGGGCGGCCGCCGGGACCGGGCGCGGCCGCGTGTCGCCGTGGCTGGCGGTGGTGATCGTGCTGGCCATCGCTGGCCTCGGCTGGTTTGCGTGGCGCACGTGGCTGGCGCCCAAGCCGGCGCCCAAGCCGCCCGCGGCGGCGGTGGTGTCGACCGCGCCGGTGCAGCAGGGCGACGTGCCGCTGCAGGTCTCGGCCAACGGCAATGTCACGGCGCTGTCCACCGTGGAGGTTCGGCCGCAGGTGTCCAGCACCGTGCGCACCGTCCATATCAAGGAAGGCCAGACCGTCAAGCCCGGCGACCTGCTGTTCTCGCTCGATACCCGCATGGACGAGGCCAACCTGGCCAGGGCGCAGGCGCAGTTGCTGCGCGACCAGGCCGACCTGGCCGATGCCCGCCGCGCGCTGGCGCGCAGCCAGGAGCTGCTGCAGCGCAATTTCATCTCGAAGAGCGCGGTCGATACCGCGCAGGCCCGGGCCGACGGCCTGGCCGCCACCGTGCGCGCCGACCAGGCCGCGATCGAGGCCAGCCGCGTCGCGGTCAGCTACGGCGCCATCCGCGCCACCATCAGCGGCCGCACCGGCGTGATCAACGCCTTCCCGGGCTCGCTGGTGCTGCCCAACAGCACCCAGCCGATGGTCACCATTGCCCAGGTGCAGCCGATCGCCGTCACCTTCAGCCTGCCCGAACGCCAGCTCGCGGCGCTGCGCGAGGCGCTGCGCGCCGGCCCGGTGCAGGTCACCGCGCAGCCCAACGACGGCAACCCGGCGCCGGTGACCGGCCGCATCAGCTTCGTGGACAACACGGTCGATCCGCAGTACGGCACCATCCGCGTCAAGGCGCAGTTCGACAATGAAGAACAGCGGCTGTGGCCGGGCACCTATGCCACCGTCAGCGCCGTGGTGCAGACGCTGAAGAACGCGCTGTCGGTGCCGCCGCAGGCGGTGGTGACCGGGCCCGAGGGCCGCTTCGTCTATGTGGTGCAGCCCGACAGCAAGGTCGCGCGCGTGCCGGTGCGGGTGGTGACCACCACCGCCACCGCGGCCGTGGTCGAGGGCGTGCAGCCCGGCGCCCGCGTGGTGGTGGAAGGCACGCAGAACCTGCGCCCCGGCGCGCTGGTGCGCGAGGCCGCGGCGCGTGGCGCTTCGGGTGCCGCTTCGGGTGCCGCTGCCGCCCGCCCTGCCAGCGCGGGGCACTGA
- a CDS encoding efflux RND transporter permease subunit — MTLSELCIRRPVMTVLLCLAVIVTGIVLYPTIPIAALPSFNSPVIQVTATLPGASPETMAASVATQLEKQFATIPGVSVISSSNTLGNSSITIEFNSDRDIDDAAVDVQAALFRAQRSLPIEMTTPPSYRKVNPADAPVLLLAINSPAMSLADLNAFGDNLISPTLATLPGVAQVQIFGQKRFAVRVRAHPDALAARGLTLDELATALNRANANTPVGTLDSARQTLTIQANRQLTSADAFRNIIVASQPNGALVRLSDVAEVEDSVETIKTGSWLNNERSIVLAVLRQPDANTVAVVDAIHAALPRLIQQMPGSINVSVVNDRSRSIRESIHDVQFTLALTVALVVMVIFLFLRRAAATLIPTVSLPISLIGTVALMKAFGYSLDNVSLLAITLAVGLVVDDAIVMLENIVRHIEDGVAPLKAALVGSREMGFTILSISISLVAVFIPIFFMPGVIGLLFHEFAAVVSLSILVSALVSLTLIPMLCARFLSAENVPVDESHHAYGDHPVAQPAVAQKQTLGMRSTQWFENLFEFTLHRYARGLDWCLAHRRTVLVAAGLTFVLTAVLFVAIPKGFFPEEDIGQIRVNAEGPQDISFDAMSERLRDAAERMRANPAVKSIVVAIGGGPSPAINTGRMFVELKPRGERDAMPKVIESLRRDVSGVPGLAVYFSPVQNLQLGGRQSKSRYQYTLQSVKAGQLQDYSDQLMAKMRADSLFRDVTSDSQQSGLEAHLTIDRDKANALGVQMQDVRTALYSAFGERQVSTIYTPIDNYYVILQAADVDRTDESAFSKLYVRSKTGQMVPVSAFATTERRVGPIAVNHQGQLPSVTVSFNLAPGAALGDASARIDRYKQEIAMPTSIFTSWGGDAAVFQSSQATQIVLLVAAIAVIYTLLGVLYESYIHPLTILAGLPSAAVGALLTLFIFNVELSLIAVIGVLMLIGIVKKNAIMMIDFALAAQREQGMTPARAIRQACLLRFRPIMMTTFAAVMGALPLALGLGAGAELRQPLGLAVVGGLLFSQVITLFITPVIYLALDRFSGTGPLQIDADGNKLPEKVTGETVQQH, encoded by the coding sequence ATGACGCTCTCGGAACTCTGCATCCGCCGTCCGGTGATGACGGTGCTGCTGTGCCTGGCCGTCATCGTCACCGGCATCGTGCTGTATCCGACCATTCCGATTGCGGCGCTGCCCAGCTTCAATTCGCCGGTGATCCAGGTCACCGCGACGCTGCCCGGCGCCAGCCCCGAGACCATGGCCGCGTCGGTGGCTACGCAGCTGGAAAAGCAGTTCGCGACGATTCCGGGCGTGTCGGTGATCAGCTCGTCGAACACGCTCGGCAACTCCAGCATCACCATCGAGTTCAACAGCGACCGCGATATCGACGACGCGGCCGTCGACGTGCAGGCGGCGCTGTTCCGCGCGCAGCGCTCGCTGCCGATCGAGATGACGACGCCGCCGTCGTACCGCAAGGTCAACCCGGCCGACGCGCCGGTGCTGCTGCTGGCGATCAACTCGCCGGCGATGAGCCTGGCCGACCTGAACGCCTTCGGCGACAACCTGATCTCGCCGACGCTGGCAACGCTGCCGGGCGTGGCGCAGGTGCAGATCTTCGGCCAGAAGCGCTTTGCCGTGCGCGTGCGCGCCCACCCCGATGCGCTGGCCGCGCGCGGGCTGACGCTGGATGAACTCGCCACCGCGCTGAACCGCGCCAACGCCAACACGCCGGTGGGCACGCTCGACAGCGCGCGCCAGACCCTGACGATCCAGGCCAACCGGCAGCTGACCAGCGCCGACGCCTTCCGCAATATCATCGTCGCCAGCCAGCCCAACGGCGCGCTGGTGCGGCTGTCGGACGTGGCCGAGGTCGAGGACAGCGTCGAGACCATCAAGACCGGCAGCTGGCTCAACAACGAGCGCTCGATCGTGCTGGCGGTGCTGCGCCAGCCCGACGCCAACACCGTCGCCGTGGTCGACGCCATCCATGCCGCCCTGCCCCGCCTGATCCAGCAGATGCCGGGCTCGATCAACGTGTCGGTCGTCAACGACCGCTCGCGCTCGATCCGCGAATCGATCCACGACGTGCAGTTCACGCTGGCGCTGACGGTGGCGCTGGTGGTGATGGTGATCTTCCTGTTCCTGCGCCGCGCCGCGGCCACGCTGATCCCGACGGTGTCGCTGCCGATCTCGCTGATCGGCACGGTGGCGCTGATGAAGGCATTCGGCTACAGCCTGGACAACGTCTCGCTGCTGGCGATCACGCTGGCGGTGGGGCTGGTGGTCGACGATGCCATCGTCATGCTCGAGAACATCGTGCGCCATATCGAGGACGGCGTGGCGCCGCTGAAGGCCGCGCTGGTGGGCTCGCGCGAGATGGGCTTCACCATCCTGTCGATCTCGATCTCGCTGGTGGCGGTGTTCATCCCGATCTTCTTCATGCCGGGCGTGATCGGGCTGCTGTTCCACGAATTCGCCGCGGTGGTGTCGCTGTCGATCCTGGTGTCGGCGCTGGTGTCGCTGACGCTGATCCCGATGCTGTGCGCGCGCTTCCTGTCGGCCGAGAACGTGCCGGTGGACGAATCGCACCACGCCTATGGCGACCACCCGGTGGCGCAGCCCGCGGTGGCGCAGAAGCAGACCCTGGGCATGCGCTCGACGCAGTGGTTCGAGAACCTGTTCGAGTTCACGCTGCACCGTTATGCGCGCGGCCTGGACTGGTGCCTGGCGCACCGGCGCACGGTGCTGGTGGCGGCGGGTTTGACCTTCGTGCTGACCGCGGTGCTGTTCGTGGCCATTCCCAAGGGCTTCTTCCCTGAAGAGGACATCGGCCAGATCCGCGTCAATGCCGAAGGGCCGCAGGACATCTCGTTCGACGCCATGTCGGAACGCCTGCGCGATGCGGCCGAGCGCATGCGCGCCAACCCGGCGGTGAAGAGCATCGTGGTCGCCATCGGCGGCGGCCCGTCGCCGGCGATCAACACCGGGCGCATGTTCGTCGAACTGAAGCCGCGCGGCGAGCGCGACGCGATGCCCAAGGTGATCGAGTCATTGCGGCGCGATGTGTCCGGCGTGCCGGGCCTGGCGGTGTATTTCTCGCCGGTGCAGAACCTGCAGCTGGGCGGACGCCAGAGCAAGAGCCGCTACCAGTACACGCTGCAGAGCGTGAAGGCCGGGCAGCTGCAGGACTACTCCGACCAGCTGATGGCGAAGATGCGGGCCGACAGCCTGTTCCGCGACGTCACCAGCGACTCGCAGCAGTCCGGGCTGGAGGCGCACCTGACCATCGACCGCGACAAGGCCAATGCGCTGGGCGTGCAGATGCAGGACGTGCGCACCGCGCTGTACTCGGCCTTCGGCGAGCGGCAGGTGTCGACCATCTACACGCCGATCGACAACTACTACGTGATCCTGCAGGCGGCCGACGTCGACCGCACCGACGAAAGCGCGTTCTCCAAGCTCTATGTGCGCAGCAAGACCGGGCAGATGGTGCCAGTGTCGGCCTTCGCCACCACCGAGCGCCGGGTCGGGCCGATCGCCGTCAACCACCAGGGACAGCTGCCGTCGGTGACGGTGTCGTTCAACCTGGCCCCGGGCGCGGCGCTGGGCGATGCTTCCGCGCGCATCGACCGCTACAAGCAGGAGATCGCGATGCCGACCTCGATCTTCACCAGCTGGGGCGGCGATGCGGCGGTGTTCCAGTCGTCGCAGGCGACGCAGATCGTGCTGCTGGTGGCGGCGATCGCGGTGATCTACACGCTGCTGGGCGTGCTGTACGAAAGCTACATCCACCCGCTGACCATCCTGGCGGGCCTGCCGTCGGCGGCGGTGGGGGCGTTGCTGACGCTGTTTATCTTCAACGTCGAGCTGTCGCTGATCGCGGTGATCGGCGTGCTGATGCTGATCGGCATCGTCAAGAAGAACGCGATCATGATGATCGACTTCGCGCTGGCGGCGCAGCGCGAACAGGGCATGACCCCGGCCCGGGCGATCCGCCAGGCGTGCCTGCTGCGCTTCCGGCCGATCATGATGACTACCTTCGCCGCGGTGATGGGCGCGCTGCCGCTGGCGCTGGGCCTGGGCGCCGGCGCCGAGCTGCGCCAGCCGCTGGGCCTGGCGGTGGTGGGCGGCCTGCTGTTCTCGCAGGTGATCACGCTGTTCATCACGCCGGTGATCTACCTCGCGCTGGACCGGTTCTCCGGCACCGGGCCGCTGCAGATCGATGCGGACGGCAACAAGCTGCCGGAGAAGGTGACCGGGGAGACGGTGCAGCAGCACTGA
- a CDS encoding helix-turn-helix domain-containing protein, producing MTNIQFIQRDGRREFAVVPIEVWDRVKHLIEASDDVTLFDAATEQDDGFRVPAAVLDAELAGDHPVKAWRNYRRLTQDALAQAAGLSKPYLSQIENRARAGSAAALRRLAQALDVPGDILVEAGA from the coding sequence ATGACCAACATCCAATTCATCCAGCGCGACGGCCGTCGCGAGTTTGCCGTGGTGCCCATCGAGGTCTGGGATCGCGTCAAGCATCTGATCGAAGCGAGCGACGACGTCACCTTGTTTGACGCCGCCACGGAACAGGACGACGGCTTCCGCGTGCCGGCCGCCGTGCTCGACGCCGAACTGGCCGGCGATCATCCGGTCAAGGCGTGGCGCAACTATCGCCGGCTGACGCAGGATGCGCTGGCCCAGGCCGCCGGCCTGAGCAAGCCGTATCTCAGCCAGATCGAAAACCGCGCGCGCGCCGGCAGTGCGGCCGCGCTGCGCCGGCTGGCGCAAGCCTTGGACGTACCCGGCGACATCCTCGTGGAAGCGGGCGCATAG
- a CDS encoding type II toxin-antitoxin system RelE family toxin, which translates to MHAIEFTKQAAQALKAMPRNVAATIRAKIDALATNPYAPNPNATRLAGRPGYRLRVGDWRVLYQIEDGRLVILVVAICPRGSVYQ; encoded by the coding sequence ATGCATGCCATCGAATTCACCAAGCAAGCGGCGCAAGCGTTGAAGGCGATGCCGAGGAATGTCGCGGCAACGATCCGGGCAAAGATCGACGCGCTTGCCACCAATCCCTACGCACCCAATCCGAATGCGACCAGGCTCGCGGGGCGGCCCGGCTATCGGCTGCGGGTGGGCGATTGGCGCGTGCTGTACCAGATTGAAGACGGCCGGCTAGTCATCCTTGTGGTGGCGATCTGTCCGCGAGGAAGTGTCTACCAATGA
- a CDS encoding TonB-dependent hemoglobin/transferrin/lactoferrin family receptor: MKRRCLARLRATVRVTPVAAVCAALCAPAIANATTLAALNEVVVTATRTEERADAVASTITTRDARQIQRAQPVDEAGLFADEPDIDVPRDRRRFGAGSINIRGIEDNRVLQMVDGVRLPDFFNGGGPSNISSSTRDAPEFSFLKRVEVLRGPASSLYGSDAIGGVVAYATKDPSDLMQGRKVGGELGLNWNGIDNGFGQSAGVAGGSDTLQGLFMYANRNAHEMKNMGSDASTSVNRTRPNPQDVRTQAWLGKILLNASPAHKFKFTYEHRDGNTDTDLLRLSTALPRVTAANGNEDLSRDRVSLGYEWKPASGVLDRLTAQVYYQESETTTLTNQVRSNTSTGCSATMRGTSLCNVALGFAFKQEQTGFNLQGDKSFATGGVAHRLIGGVDFMRVRSSEARDGTVRNLTTGTTTKTLAGENFPIHDFPTGETRQTGLFAQDEMRFFDGRFTLTPGLRFDHYSLSPDGDDLVYNNAGGRPAVSKSDSHLSPKLSALWQASDRVNLWAQYVFGYRAPNYQEVNGSFRNPVQGYGAAPNANLDPEKSRSFEIGARYTGDNVQTSVALFDNRYRDFIEQVQLTCPSDPACLPGLRATYQHRNQTSVRIYGAEWRGVWRFLPQWRIDGAVAYAHGNNEQTGQPLNSVSPLRASAGLTWERVQGQGAAIRWRGARPVTRTDDSSFTYFKPAGYGVVDLQAWWRFNRHVSLALSVNNLFDKKYWLWGDVRQTGVSAAEPGVDFYSQPGRTFAASLKLSF, encoded by the coding sequence ATGAAACGTCGCTGCCTGGCGCGTCTGCGCGCCACCGTCCGGGTCACGCCTGTTGCCGCCGTGTGCGCGGCGCTGTGCGCGCCTGCCATCGCCAATGCCACTACGCTCGCTGCGCTCAATGAGGTGGTGGTCACCGCCACCCGCACCGAAGAGCGCGCCGATGCGGTGGCGTCGACCATCACCACGCGCGACGCCCGCCAGATCCAACGCGCGCAGCCGGTCGACGAAGCCGGTCTGTTCGCCGACGAGCCCGACATCGACGTGCCGCGCGATCGCCGCCGCTTCGGCGCCGGCAGCATCAATATCCGCGGCATCGAGGACAACCGCGTGCTGCAGATGGTCGATGGCGTGCGGCTGCCGGATTTCTTCAACGGCGGCGGGCCGTCGAATATCTCCAGCTCGACCCGCGATGCGCCGGAGTTCTCGTTCCTGAAGCGGGTCGAAGTGCTGCGCGGGCCGGCGTCGAGCTTGTACGGGTCGGACGCGATCGGCGGCGTGGTGGCGTACGCGACCAAGGATCCGTCGGACCTGATGCAGGGCCGCAAGGTCGGTGGCGAGCTGGGGCTGAACTGGAACGGCATCGACAACGGCTTCGGCCAGAGCGCGGGCGTGGCCGGCGGCAGCGACACGCTGCAGGGCCTGTTCATGTACGCGAACCGCAACGCGCATGAGATGAAGAACATGGGCAGCGACGCTTCCACCTCGGTCAACCGCACCCGGCCCAACCCGCAGGACGTGCGCACGCAGGCGTGGCTGGGCAAGATCCTGCTCAACGCCAGCCCGGCGCACAAGTTCAAATTCACCTACGAGCATCGCGACGGCAACACCGACACCGACCTGCTGCGCCTGTCCACGGCCTTGCCGCGCGTCACCGCTGCCAATGGCAATGAAGACCTGAGCCGCGACCGCGTCAGCCTGGGCTACGAGTGGAAGCCGGCCAGCGGCGTGCTCGACCGCCTCACCGCGCAGGTCTACTACCAGGAGTCCGAGACCACCACGCTGACCAACCAGGTGCGCAGCAACACCAGCACCGGCTGCTCGGCCACCATGCGCGGCACCAGCCTGTGCAACGTCGCGCTGGGCTTTGCCTTCAAGCAGGAGCAGACCGGCTTCAACCTGCAGGGCGACAAGTCGTTCGCCACCGGCGGCGTCGCGCACCGGCTGATCGGCGGCGTCGATTTCATGCGCGTGCGCTCGTCGGAAGCGCGCGACGGCACGGTGCGCAACCTGACCACCGGCACCACCACCAAGACGCTGGCCGGCGAGAATTTCCCGATCCACGACTTCCCCACCGGCGAGACGCGCCAGACCGGCCTGTTCGCGCAGGACGAAATGCGCTTCTTCGACGGTCGCTTCACGCTGACGCCGGGCCTGCGCTTCGACCATTACTCGCTGTCCCCCGACGGCGATGACCTGGTCTACAACAATGCCGGCGGCCGCCCGGCGGTCAGCAAGAGCGATTCGCACCTGTCGCCCAAGCTGTCGGCGCTGTGGCAGGCGAGCGACCGCGTCAACCTGTGGGCGCAGTATGTATTCGGCTACCGCGCGCCCAACTACCAGGAAGTCAACGGCAGCTTCCGCAACCCGGTGCAGGGCTATGGTGCCGCGCCCAACGCCAACCTGGACCCGGAGAAGAGCCGCTCGTTCGAGATCGGCGCGCGCTATACCGGCGACAACGTGCAGACCAGCGTGGCGCTGTTCGACAACCGCTACCGCGACTTCATCGAACAGGTGCAGCTGACCTGCCCGTCCGACCCCGCCTGCCTGCCCGGCCTGCGCGCGACCTACCAGCACCGCAACCAGACCAGCGTGCGCATCTATGGCGCCGAGTGGCGCGGCGTATGGCGCTTCCTGCCGCAATGGCGCATCGACGGCGCGGTGGCGTACGCGCATGGCAACAACGAGCAGACCGGCCAGCCGCTCAACAGCGTCTCGCCGCTGCGCGCCAGCGCCGGGCTGACGTGGGAGCGCGTGCAAGGACAAGGTGCCGCGATCCGCTGGCGCGGCGCGCGCCCGGTGACGCGCACCGACGATTCGTCGTTCACCTACTTCAAGCCCGCCGGCTACGGCGTGGTCGACCTGCAGGCGTGGTGGCGCTTCAATCGCCATGTCAGCCTGGCGCTGTCGGTCAACAACCTGTTCGACAAGAAGTACTGGCTGTGGGGCGACGTGCGCCAGACCGGCGTCTCGGCGGCCGAGCCCGGCGTGGATTTCTACTCGCAGCCGGGCCGCACTTTTGCCGCCAGCCTGAAGCTGTCGTTCTGA